The Pseudomonadota bacterium region CCGTCAGCGACGCTGTTGAGGGCGAGGAAGATCTCGCGCAGGTCTGCACGATCGACGTCCCCGTCCCCGTCAACATCACCCGGCAGGTCTCCCGGCGCAGCGGCGATTTGGAAAACGGTACCGGACAGGAAGTCAGCTCCGTAGAGCTCACCGCGCTCATCCTCACCGAAGGTCGTGAATAAGACGACATCGCGAGGCAGCACTTCGGTCTCCACCAGGTCACCTACCGGGCCTGATAGGGTGCGAATTGCAGAGTTGCAGAAGTCGGAGAAGAAGTACTGACCCTGAAGCGAGGGGTAGTCCTGACCACGGTAGACGAAACCGCCCGTGACCGAGCAGTTGCCGTTGGCGTGCGAGTAATCGAACACCGGCGCCACGTAGGTGCCATCGCAATCGTTGAGGTTGAACTCCGCGTTGCCTTCAAAGCAGCGCCAGCCGAAGTTCAGACCGCCGGCGCTGCCAGCCGCGATGAAGTCGATCTCCTCGAACGCATCCTGACCGACATCACCGATCCACAGATCACCGGTATCGCGATCGAAGGAAGCCCGCCAGGGATTGCGCAAGCCGAACACGTAAATCTCGTCACAGCCGGTACCGCCAACGCCGTCGGTAAACGCGTTCGACGGCGGGATCGAGTAGTTGGCGCCCGCGGCGAGGGTGCAGTCCGGGCCGTTGCCCGCGCCCGGCGGGGTGTCCACGTCGATGCGCAGTAGCTTGCCCATCAGCGTGTCGACGGTTTGCGCCCGGTTGTTCGGATCGCCACCGCTGCCGCCATCGCCGGAGGTGATGTACAGGTAGCCGTCGGGGCCGAACTTCACATCGCCGCCGTTGTGGTTGGAGAAGTCCTGCTCGAACTCGATCAGCACGAGCTCGCTGTTCGCGTCGGCGAGGTTGGGGTCTGCGGCACTGACGCTAAAGCGCGAAACGCGCGTGCGATCCAGGCCCGGGCCCGGATCCCACGTGTAGTTGACGTAGAAGAAGCCGTTCTCGGCGAAGTTCGGGTGGAAGGCCAAACCCAACAAGCCCTCCTCACTGTTATTGAACTTCACGCGTGACTCGATATCGAGAAAGTCAGTGGCTGGCACGTCGCCGTTAGCGTCGATCAGGCGGATCTTGCCGCGCTGCTCGACCACGAAGAGGCGTTCGTCGCCGGCGCTCGCGAGCGCGACCGGCGAGTTAAAGCCGCTCGCGACGGGCAGCAGCTCTATCGAAGCGGTGGCGGTGGCATTCCATGCGAGCGCGCTACCGATGAGAAGCCCGGCGAGCAGGGACGACGGGCGAGCGTTGCGAGTGAACATTGCGAGTTGACTCCTTGTCTTATGGTTTGCCTGGGACCCTACCACGAGCTACCGCGTAGCGACATATCTTCCGTTCGGTCCGGTGTGACCTTCCGCAGACGGCGTAGCGCCTGACCAGGGAACACTACCGCGATGCGGCAAGGCGAAGGCACGGCCGTCGACTGTAGAAGACCGTTCAGTAGGACATATGGCCTTATGATAGGAGCCGCTGTCCTCGCACCATCTCGGGCTCACCAAACGATGACTACGCCCTTCCAAATCGTCGATGTCTTCTCCGAGCGCGCTTTCGCCGGCAACCCCGTGGCAGTGGTGTTCACCGATGCGTCGCTGAGCACCGACACGATGCAGCGCATCACCCGCTGGCTGAACCTGTCGGAAACCTGCTTCGTGCTGCCGACCACGGTGGCCGAAGCCGACTATCGCGTGCGCATCTTCACCCTGGAGCGGGAGCTGCCCTTCGCGGGTCATCCCACGCTGGGCACGGCCCATGCCTGGCTGCGCGCCGGCGGCGTCCCTCAGAGCGAACGTGACATCGTGCAGGAGTGCGGGGCTGGCCTCGTCCGGCTGCGCCGCGAGGCCAAGGGTCACCTGAGTTTCGCAGCGCCACCCCTGGAGCGCTCAGGGCCTTTGGAGCCGGCCGAGGTCGCGCAGATCGTGCAGGTGCTAGGCATCTCGATGGACGCCGTGGTCGATGCCGCCTGGTGCGACAACGGCCCAGGTTGGGCAGGCGTGCTGTTGCCTACCGCCGAGGACGTGCTGGCCTTGAAACCGGCAAACGCCCACCCGACACGCATCGATATCGGCGTGGTCGGGCCCTGCGCGGATGATCGACCGGAAGCCCTCGAGCTAAGGGCGTTCTTCAGTGATCATACGGGCGCCCTGCGCGAGGACCCGGTCACAGGCAGCCTCAACGCATCCATCGCCCAGTGGTTGGTGGGCAGCGGTCGCCTCGAGGCACCGTACACCGCGCGCCAGGGCACGGCGATCGGATATGAAGGCCGCATTCACATTACGGCCGACGACGGCGATCAGCTGTGGGTCGGCGGCGCTACGCACACCCGCTTCGAGGGTGAGACCCACCTCGCCTAGTGGGCCCTCAAGTGCCGCAGAAGGTCTGCCGCACTTCCTCGCTGGGGCTAGGCGCTAGCGCGAGGTGTGCGTGGGCATCTCGCCAAGTGAAGGGGTCGCGCGCCACCTGCAGCAACTCGTCGAGCCGCGAGTAGTCCTGGTCATCGTAGGCCGCGCGGATTGCGTACTCCACCTGGTGATTGCGGGGGATGAAGGCCGGGTTCACCCGCTTCATCGCCACCTGGCGCAAATCATCCCCCTGGGGCTCTGCACGCAGACGGACTCGCCAGTCCAGGAGCCAGCTGTCGATGGCCTTGGCACTCACGAATTCCGCACGAAGCGCATCATCCTTCCCATCCACGGCGTCTCCAGGCAGCGCGCTTAGGGCGCGAAGCGTGCGCGTGAAGTCCGCACGCCCCTGCTCCATGGCCTCGAGCAGATCGCTGATCAACGCCTGATCCTCCGCCCGCTCTAGGACCAACCCTAGCTTGGCCCGCCATCCCGCCACCAGGCGGGCACCGAGCTCCCTGACGTAGCCGTCCAGCACTTCTTCTACCGCCCCAATCGCCCGCTTCTCATCGTCATCGATCAGGGGCAACAGGGTGTCGGCTAGACGACCGAGATTCCAGGCGCCGATGACGGGCTGATTCGAATAGGCGTAGCGTCCGCGATGGTCGATGGAACTAAAGACCTTGTTCGCCGCGTAGGCATCGAGGAACGCACAGGGACCGAAGTCGATGGTCTCGCCCGCAATCGAGACGTTGTCCGTGTTCATGACGCCGTGAATGAAGCCCACGAGC contains the following coding sequences:
- a CDS encoding PQQ-dependent sugar dehydrogenase, whose amino-acid sequence is MFTRNARPSSLLAGLLIGSALAWNATATASIELLPVASGFNSPVALASAGDERLFVVEQRGKIRLIDANGDVPATDFLDIESRVKFNNSEEGLLGLAFHPNFAENGFFYVNYTWDPGPGLDRTRVSRFSVSAADPNLADANSELVLIEFEQDFSNHNGGDVKFGPDGYLYITSGDGGSGGDPNNRAQTVDTLMGKLLRIDVDTPPGAGNGPDCTLAAGANYSIPPSNAFTDGVGGTGCDEIYVFGLRNPWRASFDRDTGDLWIGDVGQDAFEEIDFIAAGSAGGLNFGWRCFEGNAEFNLNDCDGTYVAPVFDYSHANGNCSVTGGFVYRGQDYPSLQGQYFFSDFCNSAIRTLSGPVGDLVETEVLPRDVVLFTTFGEDERGELYGADFLSGTVFQIAAAPGDLPGDVDGDGDVDRADLREIFLALNSVADGPDDPRDVDGNGFITRRDLIEAFQNCTRPGCAVE
- a CDS encoding PhzF family phenazine biosynthesis protein, translating into MTTPFQIVDVFSERAFAGNPVAVVFTDASLSTDTMQRITRWLNLSETCFVLPTTVAEADYRVRIFTLERELPFAGHPTLGTAHAWLRAGGVPQSERDIVQECGAGLVRLRREAKGHLSFAAPPLERSGPLEPAEVAQIVQVLGISMDAVVDAAWCDNGPGWAGVLLPTAEDVLALKPANAHPTRIDIGVVGPCADDRPEALELRAFFSDHTGALREDPVTGSLNASIAQWLVGSGRLEAPYTARQGTAIGYEGRIHITADDGDQLWVGGATHTRFEGETHLA
- a CDS encoding YdiU family protein, which produces MIPFDNTYARLPEHFYARQPLRGVPAPSIVRLNERLISALGTLDGADLRSHEGAAALAGAALAPGAEPLAMAYAGHQFGHFNPQLGDGRAVLLGEFLASDGTRYDVHLKGSGATVFSRGGDGRSALGPVIREYVVSEFMAGLGIPTTGALAIVRTGDTVLRQQGPEPGGVLVRVAKSHVRIGTFQYFSARQDHAALRTLMDYVIKRHYPTLEDHPRPALGLFEAVCQRQAELIAHWQLVGFIHGVMNTDNVSIAGETIDFGPCAFLDAYAANKVFSSIDHRGRYAYSNQPVIGAWNLGRLADTLLPLIDDDEKRAIGAVEEVLDGYVRELGARLVAGWRAKLGLVLERAEDQALISDLLEAMEQGRADFTRTLRALSALPGDAVDGKDDALRAEFVSAKAIDSWLLDWRVRLRAEPQGDDLRQVAMKRVNPAFIPRNHQVEYAIRAAYDDQDYSRLDELLQVARDPFTWRDAHAHLALAPSPSEEVRQTFCGT